A window of the Lactuca sativa cultivar Salinas chromosome 7, Lsat_Salinas_v11, whole genome shotgun sequence genome harbors these coding sequences:
- the LOC111905991 gene encoding pathogen-associated molecular patterns-induced protein A70, which translates to MLRGGASIAIASMWASMATWSTSTVLFCVLNLMIATIFIASNFKSDNHHPHNLQSQLARSPSFLERVKSVNLSSFYNTAESHDDDHRVQYDSTGYSSPSQLYRAPSLLQRVKSMDFSFNSFYTAPVDQLHEEHQHESEQTNDDSTRHLARVPSILERVMSIKFSAESEQPSNSIGEPSRAHSLLDRVKSFKLPSLLNSDHHSRDTFSNHDQRSDIDLDPHRDPFHDHNVTSNLSNDSGVTPAKKPSTNLTKSHSERRVAESDDDKEEVERRRPETMKASVGVHDESVDARADDFIRRFKQQLKLQRIDSFKKFREMLNGGTSSG; encoded by the coding sequence atgCTCAGAGGTGGTGCATCGATTGCTATAGCTTCCATGTGGGCTTCCATGGCGACTTGGTCCACATCCACTGTTCTTTTCTGTGTTCTTAATCTCATGATAGCCACCATCTTCATAGCTTCAAACTTCAAGTCTGACAATCACCATCCCCATAATTTACAAAGTCAACTCGCTCGATCTCCCTCGTTTCTTGAGCGAGTCAAGTCTGTGAATTTATCATCTTTCTACAACACCGCAGAATCACATGATGACGATCATAGGGTTCAATATGATTCCACTGGGTACAGCTCACCGAGTCAACTCTACCGAGCTCCGTCTCTCTTGCAACGAGTCAAGTCCATGGATTTTTCTTTCAATTCTTTCTACACAGCTCCCGTAGATCAGTTGCACGAAGAACACCAACATGAATCGGAACAAACAAACGATGACTCAACTAGACATCTCGCCCGGGTTCCATCGATTTTGGAGCGAGTCATGTCGATCAAGTTCTCCGCTGAATCAGAACAACCCAGTAACTCAATAGGTGAACCATCTCGAGCTCATTCGTTGTTGGACCGAGTCAAGTCGTTCAAACTCCCATCCCTTTTAAACTCCGATCATCATTCCCGTGACACCTTCTCTAACCACGATCAACGTTCTGACATCGACCTGGACCCACATCGAGATCCATTTCATGATCATAACGTCACAAGCAACTTGTCAAATGATTCAGGTGTAACACCGGCGAAGAAACCATCGACAAATCTAACAAAATCGCATAGCGAGAGGAGGGTGGCGGAATCAGACGATGACAAAGAGGAAGTCGAGCGAAGGCGGCCGGAGACGATGAAAGCATCGGTTGGGGTGCATGACGAAAGCGTGGATGCAAGAGCTGATGATTTTATCAGAAGGTTTAAgcaacaactaaaactgcaaaGGATTGATTCATTTAAAAAATTTAGAGAAATGTTGAACGGAGGAACTTCTTCCGGCTGA